One Algibacter sp. L3A6 genomic region harbors:
- a CDS encoding PKD domain-containing protein: protein MKTIINLKKQVFGRSISALILMVCISFTSCDPSISALEFDLPEANSKEDETPPSASFSATVSSDFLTYDFSNTSSSATTYVWDYGDGNSSTDVDGLNTFPDEGTYTVTLTASDKLGKSSTFSLDVEVVEPETPPAINPEIVNGDFESGTSGWKPSGCTDCSTNAFNASSDGSPLNYDGSDSGSSKTPGAKYTSSTSAGPSLGSGTRYGYQAITVTPNTNYILEYEYAIKTDNDDIEGGDRAIISIVDGWYDDAATAASSTPLLSLVGDEANGKGNFEVVKQVFASNASGEIAILMYAITNDELYIDNVKVYPAE, encoded by the coding sequence ATGAAAACAATTATTAATTTAAAAAAACAGGTATTTGGAAGGTCTATAAGTGCATTAATACTTATGGTATGTATTTCATTTACATCGTGCGACCCTTCTATTAGTGCTTTGGAATTTGATTTGCCAGAAGCTAATTCTAAGGAGGATGAAACACCACCATCGGCAAGTTTCTCAGCGACAGTATCGTCAGATTTTTTGACATATGATTTTTCGAATACATCATCAAGTGCTACTACATATGTGTGGGATTATGGAGATGGAAACTCATCTACAGATGTAGATGGTCTTAATACTTTTCCAGATGAAGGAACCTATACTGTAACGCTAACAGCTTCAGATAAGCTTGGTAAATCAAGTACGTTTTCATTAGATGTTGAGGTTGTAGAACCAGAAACGCCTCCGGCTATTAATCCAGAGATTGTTAATGGCGATTTTGAAAGTGGAACGAGTGGATGGAAACCTTCAGGTTGTACAGATTGTTCAACAAATGCGTTCAACGCAAGTTCTGATGGGTCACCACTTAATTATGATGGGTCTGATTCAGGATCAAGTAAAACACCAGGAGCTAAATATACAAGTTCTACATCTGCAGGACCTTCTTTAGGTAGCGGAACACGATATGGTTATCAAGCCATAACGGTAACACCTAATACTAATTATATTTTAGAATATGAATACGCTATTAAAACAGATAATGATGATATCGAAGGTGGAGATAGAGCTATTATTTCAATTGTAGATGGTTGGTATGACGATGCAGCAACGGCAGCTTCAAGCACCCCATTGCTTAGTTTAGTTGGTGATGAGGCTAACGGCAAAGGTAATTTTGAAGTGGTTAAACAAGTGTTTGCTTCAAATGCATCAGGTGAAATTGCAATATTAATGTATGCTATAACTAATGATGAGTTATACATTGATAACGTTAAAGTATATCCAGCAGAATAA
- a CDS encoding polysaccharide lyase family 7 protein codes for MKNIRKELLVLILSIFLSVNATSQNKKSGVTDSDIKTEKKAKKKKKKNKKIKLPNIDLSHWSVTTPELNKKGRAMNIEPPEILNYATDERLIPYMYNDSTSGALVFYSFPSNATTANTKYTRSELREQMVPGDNNTNWTFADGANMKGKLAMGETTKDSEGKYHRTIIMQIHGRLTNEQRDLIGQKDNNAPPILKIYWDKGKIRVKTKVLKDLSATGEALLHEDAWDDDDGFNFEQEVGFRKFTLEVKVSEGKMVIVLNNNEYKVYEGIHMRKWGVFENYFKAGNYFQSRDEGSYSKIKYYELEVSH; via the coding sequence ATGAAAAACATCCGAAAAGAATTATTAGTACTTATTTTATCAATATTTCTATCTGTTAACGCGACTTCTCAAAACAAGAAAAGTGGCGTTACAGACTCGGATATTAAAACAGAAAAAAAAGCTAAGAAGAAGAAAAAAAAGAATAAAAAAATTAAGCTTCCAAATATTGATTTAAGTCATTGGAGTGTTACTACCCCAGAGCTAAATAAAAAAGGAAGAGCAATGAATATTGAGCCACCTGAAATTTTGAATTACGCTACAGACGAGCGGTTAATCCCTTATATGTATAACGATTCAACTAGTGGGGCATTAGTGTTTTATTCTTTTCCTAGTAATGCCACAACGGCAAATACAAAGTATACAAGATCTGAATTAAGAGAGCAAATGGTTCCTGGTGATAATAACACAAACTGGACCTTTGCAGATGGTGCTAACATGAAAGGGAAACTTGCCATGGGAGAAACCACAAAAGATTCAGAAGGGAAATATCATAGAACTATTATCATGCAAATCCATGGACGTTTAACAAATGAACAAAGAGATTTAATTGGTCAAAAAGATAATAATGCACCTCCAATTTTGAAAATATATTGGGATAAAGGTAAAATTAGAGTAAAAACTAAAGTTCTTAAAGATTTAAGTGCAACCGGTGAAGCTTTATTGCATGAAGACGCTTGGGATGACGATGATGGATTTAATTTTGAGCAAGAAGTAGGTTTTAGAAAATTTACGTTAGAAGTTAAAGTATCCGAAGGTAAAATGGTTATTGTTTTAAATAATAACGAGTACAAGGTTTACGAAGGTATCCATATGAGAAAGTGGGGTGTTTTCGAAAACTATTTTAAAGCCGGAAATTATTTCCAATCAAGAGATGAAGGCTCTTATTCTAAAATTAAATATTACGAATTAGAAGTAAGTCATTAA
- a CDS encoding FadR/GntR family transcriptional regulator produces MKLEVVTISESQRVQNDIIGKIRDLINFKNLEPGDKLPAERTLSEKFEVTRSNVRDAIQKLEFYGLLKSIPQSGTFVANIGVIAMNGMIDDILRLESSDFKSLVETRILLELKTVRLASLRRTEEDLENIKEALDAYKEKALSGEDAVQEDLLFHLAIAKASGNSTINMFMLTITPQIIIDFGKYHVCNIDQAVVGIQEHNDIYDAIKKQDPVLAKQKMKDHFKILYQYCYKVK; encoded by the coding sequence ATGAAGTTAGAAGTAGTTACAATAAGCGAAAGTCAGAGAGTTCAAAACGATATAATTGGTAAAATTAGAGATCTTATCAATTTTAAAAACTTGGAGCCTGGAGATAAATTACCTGCAGAGCGAACCTTATCTGAAAAGTTTGAAGTAACACGCTCTAATGTTCGTGATGCTATTCAGAAATTAGAATTCTATGGCTTATTAAAATCTATTCCTCAAAGTGGAACATTTGTAGCAAACATAGGTGTAATTGCTATGAATGGAATGATTGATGATATTTTGAGATTAGAATCTTCAGATTTCAAATCTTTAGTAGAAACAAGAATTTTGCTGGAGTTAAAAACAGTAAGGCTAGCGTCTTTACGAAGAACAGAAGAAGATTTAGAAAATATAAAGGAGGCCTTAGATGCTTATAAAGAAAAAGCCTTGTCAGGAGAAGATGCCGTGCAAGAAGATTTACTTTTTCATTTAGCTATTGCAAAGGCAAGTGGAAATAGTACCATAAACATGTTTATGTTAACTATTACACCGCAAATAATTATCGATTTCGGTAAGTATCATGTTTGTAATATCGATCAAGCAGTTGTAGGAATTCAAGAGCATAATGATATTTACGATGCTATAAAAAAGCAAGACCCCGTATTAGCCAAACAAAAAATGAAGGATCATTTTAAAATACTATATCAATATTGTTATAAGGTTAAATAA
- a CDS encoding MFS transporter translates to MKVKGLRWWIISLICLATVINYIDRTAFGVMWPEMGKDLGMDESDYAIMLNVFMITYALGKFLSGKLYDIIGTRMGFTVSIVVWSVASIFHAFARGLVSLTLFRALLGLGEAGNWPGAVKSNGEWFPVKQRAIAQGIFNAGASLGSVIAPVLIAYLYGHFGWRTTFIIIGAIGLLWVIPWLFINKTTPETHPWITDEERNLIMNSRTEAIASVEVKKEKEKGLSVLQILSYKESWGVLASRFFIEPIWWLFVGWMPLYLHSKFGFSIAEIGSTIWISYLGGMAGSLIGGWYSGKLMETKTVDAARKITITIGCSLIFLGLLGIIFLVTEKNPMTFIYIVSVVLFGFQFAIGNIQTISSDLLRGPSVGTLAGLAGTVAAFSVIIMNTLIPLIAEVSYTPAFVVIAVLAPMAVLSIFILIRKIEQVEKIN, encoded by the coding sequence ATGAAAGTAAAAGGTTTACGTTGGTGGATAATATCTTTAATCTGTCTTGCTACAGTTATTAATTATATTGATAGAACCGCTTTTGGTGTAATGTGGCCAGAAATGGGAAAGGATTTGGGCATGGACGAATCGGATTATGCTATTATGCTTAATGTGTTCATGATAACTTATGCTTTAGGTAAGTTTTTATCGGGTAAGTTATACGATATTATTGGTACACGTATGGGTTTTACAGTATCTATTGTAGTATGGTCTGTTGCTTCTATATTCCATGCATTTGCAAGAGGATTAGTGTCATTAACATTGTTTAGAGCACTTTTAGGACTAGGTGAAGCAGGTAACTGGCCAGGAGCTGTAAAAAGTAATGGCGAGTGGTTTCCAGTTAAACAACGTGCTATAGCGCAAGGTATTTTTAATGCAGGAGCCTCTTTAGGTAGTGTTATCGCTCCAGTATTAATTGCTTATTTATACGGTCATTTTGGTTGGAGAACTACATTTATCATTATTGGTGCAATTGGTTTATTATGGGTAATTCCATGGTTGTTTATCAACAAAACAACTCCAGAAACACACCCTTGGATTACAGATGAAGAGAGAAACTTGATTATGAATAGTAGAACAGAAGCAATTGCTTCTGTAGAAGTGAAAAAAGAGAAAGAAAAAGGATTAAGTGTTCTTCAAATATTAAGTTACAAAGAATCTTGGGGCGTATTAGCATCTCGATTTTTTATAGAACCAATTTGGTGGTTGTTTGTCGGTTGGATGCCTTTATACTTGCACTCTAAATTTGGATTTAGTATTGCTGAAATTGGATCAACAATATGGATTTCTTACTTAGGTGGAATGGCAGGTAGTCTAATTGGAGGTTGGTACTCTGGTAAATTAATGGAAACTAAAACCGTTGATGCCGCTAGAAAAATTACAATTACAATTGGATGTTCATTAATTTTCTTAGGCTTATTAGGTATTATTTTCTTAGTAACCGAGAAAAACCCAATGACTTTTATTTATATCGTTAGTGTTGTGCTTTTCGGATTCCAATTTGCAATCGGGAATATCCAAACAATATCTAGTGATTTATTAAGAGGACCATCGGTTGGTACATTAGCTGGTTTGGCAGGTACGGTAGCCGCATTTTCAGTAATTATCATGAATACTTTAATTCCATTGATAGCCGAGGTTTCATATACACCAGCCTTCGTTGTAATTGCGGTTTTAGCTCCAATGGCAGTATTGTCCATATTTATCTTAATAAGAAAGATAGAACAAGTAGAAAAAATAAATTAA
- a CDS encoding SDR family NAD(P)-dependent oxidoreductase, giving the protein MSNSSVKVAVITGATGGIGFEVAKRLGKDGFTVILNGIEDEIGAQRVEELTAEGITAEYFGFDMTKDEAVTENITKIGEKYGKIDVLVNNTGGIGVRARFEEMTTEQYRFVMALNLDSVFFASRAAIPFLKKSENPSIINYTSNAAWNGAGPGAGIYSVSKGGVQSITRALAKDLAEYGIRVNAVSPGTIDTPFHAQIKATKPEVFASWANSVLLGRLGEPQEVAGVVSFLASKDASFITAETIQIGGGQALGI; this is encoded by the coding sequence ATGAGTAATTCAAGTGTAAAAGTAGCAGTAATAACAGGAGCTACAGGTGGTATTGGTTTCGAAGTAGCTAAAAGATTAGGTAAAGACGGATTTACTGTAATATTAAACGGTATTGAAGATGAAATAGGTGCACAACGTGTAGAAGAACTTACTGCTGAAGGAATTACTGCTGAATATTTCGGATTTGATATGACAAAAGACGAAGCAGTAACTGAAAACATTACTAAAATTGGTGAGAAATACGGGAAAATTGATGTTCTTGTCAACAACACTGGAGGTATTGGTGTTAGAGCTAGATTTGAAGAAATGACTACTGAACAATACAGATTTGTTATGGCTTTAAACCTAGACTCAGTATTCTTTGCATCAAGAGCAGCAATTCCTTTTCTTAAGAAAAGTGAAAATCCTAGCATAATTAACTATACTTCTAATGCAGCATGGAATGGTGCAGGACCTGGAGCTGGAATTTATTCAGTATCAAAAGGTGGAGTACAATCTATCACTAGAGCTTTAGCTAAAGATTTAGCTGAATACGGAATTAGAGTAAATGCAGTATCTCCTGGTACTATCGATACACCTTTCCACGCACAAATTAAAGCTACTAAACCAGAAGTTTTTGCTTCTTGGGCAAACAGTGTTTTATTAGGTAGATTAGGTGAGCCGCAAGAAGTTGCTGGTGTTGTTTCTTTCTTAGCTAGTAAAGATGCTTCTTTTATTACAGCTGAAACTATCCAAATTGGAGGAGGACAAGCTTTAGGTATCTAA
- a CDS encoding LacI family DNA-binding transcriptional regulator: protein MVKKKTTIKDIANVLNISAAAVSKALHDDSRISDKTKKAVKQVAKNLNYQPNHLASALRSGKSNLVGVIVPRTNSNFFSSVIQNMEEVLNKAGYNIIITQSNESYKKECANIDTLLFTQVDGIIASMANETVDLSYYEKIKSKGIPLILFDRGENDLNVDYIGINDYNSSHMIVEHLVKQGCKRIAHIGGFKRTRIFNNRIRGYVDALEKYNLPQDPELLIESSLTTEDGREKMIELLALKNRPDAVYVAGDYAALGAFQVLNEQNIKMPEDIALVGFGNEAFTAIVSPTISSIEQHSSEIGQLAAKTFLKHVKKESFTQTLNKIILNAELIIRDSSKKQ, encoded by the coding sequence ATTGTGAAAAAGAAAACAACCATAAAAGATATTGCAAACGTTTTAAATATATCTGCTGCCGCGGTTTCAAAAGCACTTCACGACGACTCTAGAATTAGTGATAAAACAAAAAAAGCGGTAAAACAAGTTGCCAAAAACTTAAACTACCAGCCAAACCATTTAGCGAGTGCCTTAAGAAGCGGTAAAAGTAATTTGGTTGGTGTTATTGTACCGCGTACAAATAGCAACTTTTTTTCTTCGGTAATCCAGAACATGGAAGAGGTTTTAAATAAAGCGGGGTACAACATCATTATCACACAATCTAATGAGTCTTACAAAAAAGAGTGCGCCAATATTGATACCTTATTGTTTACACAAGTAGACGGTATTATAGCCTCGATGGCCAATGAAACTGTAGATTTAAGTTATTATGAAAAAATAAAATCGAAAGGCATTCCTTTAATTCTTTTTGATCGTGGTGAAAACGATTTAAATGTAGACTATATAGGAATTAACGATTACAACAGCAGCCACATGATTGTGGAACATTTAGTAAAACAAGGTTGTAAACGCATTGCCCATATTGGAGGTTTTAAGCGAACCCGGATTTTTAACAATAGAATTCGCGGTTATGTTGATGCTTTAGAAAAATATAATTTACCACAAGATCCAGAACTCTTAATTGAAAGTAGCCTAACGACTGAAGATGGTAGAGAAAAGATGATCGAACTATTGGCCTTAAAAAATAGACCAGATGCTGTGTATGTTGCTGGAGATTATGCTGCCTTAGGTGCTTTTCAAGTTTTAAATGAACAAAACATTAAAATGCCTGAAGATATTGCTTTAGTTGGTTTTGGAAATGAAGCTTTTACAGCTATAGTTTCTCCAACCATTTCGAGTATTGAACAACATAGCTCAGAAATTGGCCAACTTGCTGCTAAAACCTTTTTAAAACACGTTAAAAAAGAATCGTTTACTCAAACACTAAACAAGATTATTTTAAACGCGGAACTGATTATTAGAGACTCTTCTAAAAAACAATAA
- a CDS encoding sugar kinase codes for MGKVVTFGEIMLRLAPQGFLRFSQANNFDAVYGGGESNVAVSLANYGVDVDFVTRLPKNDIGECAMMEMRKRGVGVDKIVYGGDRLGIYFLETGAVSRGSKVVYDRAHSAIAEIESGMINWDDVFEGCEWFHWTGITPAISQGSADVCLEAVKAASAKGITISTDLNYRAKLWNYCDDAHREAVMTELTSYCDIVLGNEEDAEMHFGIKPDGAAVQTAGHDVKAEAFLSVCKQMTEKFPRAKKVITTLRGSISASHNTWAGVLYDGKEMLQTRQYQITDIVDRVGGGDSFMGGLIYGLLKYPEDDQNALDFAVAASCLKHTIKGDANLVTVAEVEKLMGGDASGRVAR; via the coding sequence ATGGGTAAAGTAGTAACATTCGGAGAAATCATGTTAAGATTAGCTCCTCAAGGATTTTTAAGATTTTCACAAGCAAATAATTTCGACGCTGTTTATGGTGGAGGAGAATCTAACGTAGCAGTTTCTTTAGCAAACTACGGTGTAGATGTTGATTTTGTAACACGTTTACCAAAGAATGATATTGGCGAATGTGCTATGATGGAAATGCGTAAAAGAGGTGTTGGTGTAGATAAAATTGTTTACGGAGGAGATCGTTTAGGTATTTACTTTTTAGAAACTGGTGCTGTATCAAGAGGGTCTAAAGTGGTTTATGATCGTGCACACTCTGCAATTGCTGAAATTGAATCAGGAATGATTAACTGGGATGATGTTTTTGAAGGATGTGAATGGTTCCATTGGACAGGAATTACACCTGCAATTTCTCAAGGTTCTGCAGATGTATGTTTAGAAGCTGTAAAAGCTGCTAGTGCAAAAGGAATTACAATTTCTACAGATTTAAACTACCGTGCTAAATTATGGAATTACTGTGATGATGCTCACAGAGAAGCTGTAATGACTGAGTTAACATCTTACTGTGATATTGTTTTAGGAAACGAAGAAGATGCAGAAATGCATTTTGGTATTAAACCAGATGGAGCAGCTGTTCAAACAGCAGGACATGATGTTAAAGCTGAAGCTTTCTTATCAGTTTGTAAGCAAATGACAGAAAAATTCCCAAGAGCTAAAAAAGTAATTACTACTTTAAGAGGTTCTATCTCTGCATCTCATAACACATGGGCAGGCGTTTTATATGATGGAAAAGAAATGTTACAAACACGTCAATACCAAATTACTGATATCGTAGATAGAGTAGGTGGTGGAGATTCGTTCATGGGAGGTTTAATCTACGGATTATTAAAATACCCAGAAGATGATCAAAATGCATTAGACTTTGCAGTTGCTGCATCTTGTTTAAAACACACTATTAAAGGTGATGCAAACTTAGTAACTGTTGCCGAAGTTGAGAAGCTTATGGGTGGAGATGCTTCAGGACGTGTTGCAAGATAA
- a CDS encoding bifunctional 4-hydroxy-2-oxoglutarate aldolase/2-dehydro-3-deoxy-phosphogluconate aldolase, which translates to MAQFSRLEVAQAMKDTGMIPLFFHNDIELSKKVLKACYDGGARLMEFTARGDFAHEVFGELTKYAIAELPGMIMGVGSVTDGAAASLYMALGANFIVTPVLREDIAIACNRKKVLWSPGCGSLTEIARAEELGCEIVKLFPGDLYGPKFVKGIKGPQPWTSIMPTGGVSPTKENLSGWFDAGVTCVGMGSQLISKDIIANKDYAKLEQDVKAALAIIEAVRK; encoded by the coding sequence ATGGCACAATTTTCAAGATTAGAAGTGGCTCAAGCCATGAAAGATACAGGAATGATTCCTTTGTTTTTTCATAACGATATTGAACTGAGTAAAAAAGTACTAAAAGCGTGTTACGATGGTGGTGCAAGGTTAATGGAATTCACGGCTCGTGGCGATTTCGCTCACGAAGTTTTTGGAGAATTAACTAAGTATGCTATTGCAGAATTACCAGGTATGATTATGGGTGTAGGCTCTGTTACCGATGGTGCTGCAGCATCTCTTTATATGGCTTTAGGAGCAAACTTTATTGTAACTCCTGTTTTAAGAGAAGATATCGCAATTGCATGTAACCGTAAAAAAGTTTTATGGTCTCCTGGATGTGGAAGTTTAACTGAAATTGCAAGAGCTGAAGAGTTAGGTTGCGAAATCGTGAAGCTTTTCCCTGGTGATTTATACGGACCAAAATTTGTAAAAGGTATTAAAGGCCCACAACCTTGGACAAGCATTATGCCAACTGGTGGTGTTTCTCCAACTAAAGAAAATTTATCGGGATGGTTCGATGCAGGTGTAACTTGTGTTGGAATGGGTTCTCAATTAATTTCTAAAGATATTATAGCGAATAAAGATTACGCTAAATTAGAGCAAGACGTAAAGGCTGCATTAGCTATTATTGAAGCTGTTAGAAAATAA
- a CDS encoding HAD family hydrolase — translation MNLSEVKLVVTDMDGTLLNNNSEVSDRFFNQFEELKKRNIHFVAASGRQYQSITQKLDTIKSEISIIAENGGLMQHNNETNVLLKLTPEDVLKSIEILREVPGCYIVLCGRKAAYIETNDSKFISKFNEYYAAYKIVDDLTKVTNDDFMKIAVYHFESSEANILPHISNIEKDYQVTVSGLNWLDISHKDANKGYALSMLQKEMGIGKNETMVFGDYNNDLQMLELAHFSYAMQNAHPNVKRVANFETKSNMEQGVETILETLIQSVKID, via the coding sequence ATGAATTTATCTGAAGTTAAACTTGTTGTCACCGATATGGATGGCACTCTATTAAACAACAATAGCGAAGTAAGCGATCGTTTTTTTAATCAATTTGAAGAATTAAAAAAGCGAAACATTCATTTTGTTGCCGCAAGCGGAAGACAATATCAAAGTATTACACAAAAACTTGATACCATTAAAAGTGAAATTTCGATAATTGCTGAAAATGGCGGATTAATGCAACATAACAATGAAACCAATGTTTTGTTGAAGTTAACTCCAGAAGATGTTTTAAAATCTATTGAAATTCTTCGAGAAGTTCCGGGCTGCTATATTGTTTTATGCGGAAGAAAAGCGGCTTATATTGAAACGAACGATTCTAAATTTATTTCAAAATTCAATGAGTATTATGCCGCTTATAAAATTGTTGACGACTTAACTAAAGTAACCAACGATGATTTTATGAAGATAGCTGTTTATCATTTTGAATCTTCCGAAGCTAATATTCTGCCTCATATTTCAAACATTGAAAAAGACTATCAAGTCACGGTTTCTGGTTTAAACTGGCTAGATATTTCTCATAAAGACGCGAACAAAGGTTATGCATTAAGCATGCTTCAAAAGGAAATGGGAATTGGTAAAAATGAAACTATGGTTTTTGGAGACTATAACAACGATTTGCAAATGCTAGAGCTAGCTCATTTTAGTTACGCCATGCAAAACGCACACCCGAACGTAAAAAGAGTTGCTAATTTTGAAACCAAAAGCAACATGGAACAAGGTGTAGAAACTATTTTAGAAACCTTAATACAGAGCGTTAAAATAGATTAG